In Eriocheir sinensis breed Jianghai 21 chromosome 64, ASM2467909v1, whole genome shotgun sequence, one DNA window encodes the following:
- the LOC126987308 gene encoding uncharacterized protein LOC126987308 translates to MNEEMETLTKDMKEKETEEEEDNNNNNNNDKNKDIQGETIGGDGDGSLSLPSVEAVGVRHAMALLGVAGEVPLDVARTILAAHYRTLRATNSTGRQRLTGGFIQCPSCSTPWIAGLCKPRLLGCPRDPKAQRGRLRRVLRRSKTHPGKLTSSEKSILARYRGRGNVIEVSCLVCRHKKQELFPLPERAKKEEEEEDGGKRSVKKKKKRKGKEINAGLHLSSSSSSSSTVKKKKGSAIEESPIFTTSTRPEGDTHTNTHPSTDTPGNLPRPSHKNNSSHPRFKTRTKVLLGKDAPGATLHNPASAPTPGKARERKKAVENLKRVMSREKVKSEVCGERNRNSLGSFLDSLF, encoded by the exons aatgaagaaatggagacactaacaaaagatatgaaagagaaggagacagaggaggaggaggacaacaacaacaacaacaacaatgacaaaaacAAAGACATACAAGGCGAGACCATTGGCGGCGATGGTGATGGCAGCTTGTCCCTTCCATCGGTCGAGGCGGTTGGGGTGCGGCACGCGATGGCCCTGCTTGGGGTGGCCGGGGAGGTGCCGTTGGACGTGGCGCGCACCATCCTGGCCGCACACTACCGCACCTTAAGGGCCACAAACTCCACAG GCCGTCAGCGTCTCACCGGGGGGTTCATCCAGTGTCCGTCCTGCAGCACCCCTTGGATCGCCGGCCTCTGCAAGCCTCGTCTCCTCGGCTGCCCACGGGACCCCAAGGCACAGCGCGGGAGGCTCCGACGCGTCCTTCGCCGCTCCAAAACTCACCCTGGGAAGCTCACGTCCTCGGAAAAGTCAATTCTCGCGCGCTACCGAGGCCGCGGAAATGTGATTGAGGTCTCGTGTCTTGTCTGCCGGCATAAGAAACAAGAGCTCTTCCCTTTACCTGAGagagcgaagaaggaggaggaggaggaggatgggggtaagaggagtgtgaagaagaagaagaagaggaaggggaaggagatcaACGCTGGTCtacacttatcctcctcctcctcctcctcttccacagtaaagaagaagaagggaagtgcaATTGAAGAGTCACCCATCTTCACCACATCAACCAGACcagagggagacacacacacaaacacccacccatccacagaTACCCCGGGCAACCTCCCACGCCCCTCCCACAAGAACAACTCCTCCCACCCTCGCTTCAAGACCCGAACCAAAGTCCTGCTAGGCAAGGACGCCCCCGGAGCTACCCTGCATAACCCTGCCTCAGCCCCTACCCCCGGCAAggctagggagaggaagaaggctgTGGAGAACTTGAAAAGGGTGATGAGTCGGGAGAAGGTCAAGAGTGAGGTGTGCGGCGAAAGGAACAGGAATTCGCTCGGTAGTTTCTTGGATTCGCTGTTTTGA